ATTGAATCAATTTCACTATCATAGGTAGTTTCGAAAAATAAAAATTCACTATCATAGGCCTTTCGTTAATGAGGTTGCCGATGTCGGCCTTTCGTTAAAGGACGTGTGAGTAAATCGTCTTGACACGTCAATCATTTCGTTACCTTTAGAATAGACACGTCATTTAGTTTCATGCTACCATTCtgacctttttattttattttattttcttttattttattaacGGGAAGAGAAAAGGACACATCCCACTCCATTTGAAACTTACACGCCACCTAACACCGGTCCAAACATCGATCGGTTCGATTCGATTGTTGTCGATTTTTTACGATTCAGCAGGCCACTCACAAAATACAATCACATTTCATGTCAATGGTAGTTAAAATAAAGTAATGCAATCAATATTGGTCAATCTCAATCATAATAAACCGATACGATCATCATTTTGATATATTTTAACAAACCGAACGAATCATTTTTTACATACTTTAAAATGCCAGCTTTcgatttcggttcgattagattttatttatctttGATAGTTACGTTAGCGAGCCCAATTATCTCTTGGTCCCCAGCATTACAACACGCAAACGAATAAAGAGCCCCCAAAATAGATTCAAACACCATCGTAAAGCTTAACTAACACTCTGAAGATTCTCTGAATCAATTTAGCGCTACTATTTCTCTTTCCAATGGCTACGGTGGCGCGTGCAATTCACTGCAACTTGGAAACTCCTAAACCGACGGGGATGATGAAGGTTGGACCGATGGTTCAGAGAGGGTATAAGTTGCAAGAGGTGGAGAGCAAAGGGAAAATAGTGTTGCAGCCGAGGTTGTGTACGCTACGATCGTACGGTGGTGGGGTGATGAAGAGAAAGGACGGGGGAGATGAGCATGTCTCGTCATCATCGGCTTCCCAGTTTTTCGAGACCTTGTCTGAATATATTGAAAGCACGAGGAAAAGTCGTGACTTTGAGATCATCTCTGGTCGATTTGCTATGGTAaagttgactatatatatatattgactttTGATTTATTCGCTTGTTGAGTTATTGATTATATACATAGATGGATCATGCTTCGCGTCTCATCATTTAAACAATTCACGACTAATTATATCGCTATGTCAATATTCACTTGAAATTAATATTGAATTCCAACCATCCGAAAGTCACTTTTtacatgtattttatatatatatataaaaaaaagaaaaaattaataataacgatataaaATTTGTGACGGAAATAGTATTTGTTTAGGAATTGAATCTTTTTCGTTGAAACCTGCAGCTTTGTGTAGTGTTTTTTCTATAATTAGCGAGAGGGTTTGAGGGAGTCTTACAATAATAAAATATGAAaattgataatataaaatatagagGGAGTCTtacaataataaaatataaaaattgatgATATAAAATATTGAATAGTAAAAATTAAAGATGTAACAAATTAATAATATCTCtttttaaatttatttaaaaaaatatatatatgagaaATAGATTTAAAATTTGATCAATAATAAAATGTATCATTGAAATATTTCAATTTTTTATTTGTAAGATACACTTCAGATCTCAGTAGACGATGGACCATGTTATTTGATCGAATTTTGTACTATAATAAAATTACGAAATTCAgtaatttattaagttttaatatgtagtaaaaagtttgatgcaAGTTTAGAATatgataagtttaattaaaatttcaAAAACTCAAATTAAAATTTCATAGTACACAATTAGAGACTATTTGCATTCTAGATGAACGCTTTATAGCTTACATCAGGTAGTTCTTCATAACAGATGCTTCTATTAACCAACTAAATACATAACAATTTGGCAACTTCAAAGATTTTTTGGTCAATCTAGTGCCATATCTTGTTATAGGTGTGTGATGATCCAATGCCAGGGGAAATAATCTTATTGATTAATGGTGTGAATATATGTACACAGATTGTATTCGCTGCAACGGTGTCGCGAGAAGTGGTAACTGGGAACTCTGTTTTCAGTAAGATGGACACACAAGGGATTATCGAAGCAGCAGGCTTGTGTCTTGGGGCAGTCACATTTGCGGCAATTTTCGCTTGGTTATCGAGCAATCGAAATCGGGTAGGGTCTATGTTCTCCATCAGCTGCAACACATTCATCGACACCCCTTATTGACCAGATCGTTGATGGCTTGTTCTACGAGAATGAGCTAAGTGACTGGTCTGATATGTAAGATGAATGATCAGATATGAAAATATCATTAAGACAAAGTTGTATAGATTATAGATAGGTATGGAAAAAATTGTGATACATTAGAATTAAAATGCGGTTTGTGTAGGTTTGAACTGATTAGACGAAACTCGCCTATCAGTGGTTAGGCATTTCTTCTTGTGGGAGGACATGGGTTCAATTCTTCGGCAGCGGATTTTGGAATTTATTGATAGATTGTATTaggtatttttataaaaaaaatagtagACTAAACTGGCTTGTTTATAAAGATTGCTCTAAAATAGATGCACTTAGTTGCAGTAGATAAATTGTTGTGATTGTGAAAACAAATTGTTATTGATAatgtttttcttttcctttttttgGTTCAACTCGCACTTTAAAATGTTGATAGATGATCAACAGTATACTCATATTATGTTATGAGTTGTGAAATTCTGGACATGTATCACACGATCTTGATCAGAATTTACATTATTGTATCTTATCGTACGGTAAGaatgtcaatattttttttttatatcaccCGAATAATATGATCATATTCGGCATCATTATACCTTATATTACAAGAAGAAAATCCATCGTATAATAAAAATATTGACATTCTTCCTCATGTTACCTGACCATAATTTGCACTGTTATATATCTTATcgtataataaaaatataaatcattttattttacttttatctcACAAAAATAAAGATCATAATAATTGATACCTTTCTACTTGTGCTATAGAAATGCCAATTCTTTGCTTTTACTTTCATCTCACCTCGGTATCGATTGTACCTAATCGTACCTTATTATAATTTACAAGAAAATATTATATCATCAAATTTATTTTCTGAACATATGTCATGCCTCAAGAATTATCATTCAAACGCACCTAATAGATCTGTTTACCAACATTCCACAGATTTTCAAAATCATCTAAAATCTACCttctaaatttatttttatttttattttaattcagAATTTCTATTCGACTTCaacatattaaatattattaatcctTCCCTTCAACTACCATGTCCCTCTACCATGTCCCTCTTTGTTACAACTTTATTTTATCTCATTAATTACTTTTATAATGTTGTGTTTTTTTTCTCTTCTATCCTTACGTTCATTTCACTCGTATTCTTTTTCATTCGATCATCAATCACATCAATCTAAAACCATCAAATAGATTCTCATTTTAACAACTTTACTCGTGCGACGCGGTGAGCCTCCATCTTATATTCCTTACAATTCACAATTTCATTCATGAAAAAAAAAAAGTCGACAAATTGCTTCATCAACCGCAATTCTAAAAAATAGACCATGAAAACTATTAAACACGATATAAAGTTGCACTTTACTTAAATTGAAAACTCATCAATGCAAGTCCATAAATAATAGTAACATAAAGTTAATCTAAAGGGAAAGCATGCAATTACACACTATTCTTCACATTTTccatgaaattaaatataaaaaatattatGGTTTATATCCTTTTATATAATCATAACGAGATTTATATCTCTTTTGTATTACACACGAGATTTTTATCTTTCTTAGATGAATATGTTAAAATATTATACCTATCTATCGTAAAAAATTATCACATGACATATTTTTCCATTAAATATGTTTACATATTATTTCAAATCAATTATAAGATGACGTATGTGGATTAAGCTTATCAGCGTCATTAATCAAGAGTGTTCAAAATCAAACCAAATCAAACCTATCAAAATTGAACCGAGCTGAACTTCATTCGGTATAAATACATTTTATTCTCCAtaccttttaaaaaaaattatattaatctTTATCTTATGGAAATTTTCTAATTTTTATATAAATTGATCCTTGAACTTTTAAAACTTCCTAAATAATACTATATCTTTGAAACTTCTCAATTAGTCCTTACTTTCATTGAACTATGCAAACCGAACCAAACTAATAATTCTTTTTTGTTTAGGTTATTCAGAAACATAATAACCGATAAAAAATAAACTTATTTTAGTCAATTTTTTTTTGGATGCCCAAAACCAAACCAATTCTATTTAGTGAGATCATTTTTCcgtttttatgttttaatataacCGAAccgaactaaataataataattagttccgTTTGGGGCAATTTGTTTGGTTTGCATAGTTCTATAAAACTAAGGACTTATTTACATAGATTACAAAAATTAATGAATAATTTAGAAAATGAATAATATAATAAGTTACAACTATATTTTTAGAAATTATAAAGATTAGTTTAAAATTTCCTTGAAAGTATAAAATTAAATATGTTTATTAGTTTATACACAAAATGTATGGTtggatgtttttagttgattttgttCGATCATCATGTTTGCTTAAAATTAATTGAAAAAAACACGTAAATATTTCTAATAAAAAATATCGTGACATGTGACATTTTTAACTAAGAGATATAAGAGATATAAATTTATCAATATTTATCATATTGATATTATATTCATTTATCATATTTATCTAAGAGATAtaaatttcgaatgaacatcaaAACTTCCACGTCAAAATATCAAAAGTAATTAAACCACATATAATCCATAACTAGCTTAATTTATAATATagaatatagtaataatataaaaccctaaacgtTAACATATCTTAGACGAAAAAAAAAGTTGAGAGacgctaattaattaaataattaattaaaaccctaaaactaAATTATTAAGTAGACAAACAATACTTAGGCTTATTAATCAATTCATCCTTGGGACGGCCACAACTTGTAATGGAAACTTCATTTCACAAGAAAGCTTCAAAACCTCACTAAGATCAATCCCTTTATTATGATCATATTCAACCCAATTGAATCCACGTACCAATTCCGCCACCCATAGGCTCACCGTCGCCAACCCTAAATTCTTTCCCGGACAAACCCTCCGCCCTGCTCCGAACGGTGCAAGTCTAAGATCGCCGCCTCGGACATCCACATGATCAGCATCATTCAGAAACCTCTCCGGCTTGAACTGGTTCGGATCCTCCCACACGTGTGGGTCATGCGTTATCGCCCACATGTTGACCATTGCCGTCGTGTTCGAAGGGATGACCATCCCGTTGCTGAGCTGGACATCTGAAGTGGATAGTCTGGCCCACGACAGGAGTGGTCCAGGCGGGTGGATCCGAAGTGTCTCTTTCACCACTGCCTGCAAATAGGGCAGCTTCGCCACGTCATCATTCGACACGTGTCCGTTTTGGAAAGCATTGTGGAGCTCCTCCTGCAATTTGAGTTGTACTTG
Above is a window of Rutidosis leptorrhynchoides isolate AG116_Rl617_1_P2 unplaced genomic scaffold, CSIRO_AGI_Rlap_v1 contig9, whole genome shotgun sequence DNA encoding:
- the LOC139885240 gene encoding stress enhanced protein 2, chloroplastic-like, which translates into the protein MATVARAIHCNLETPKPTGMMKVGPMVQRGYKLQEVESKGKIVLQPRLCTLRSYGGGVMKRKDGGDEHVSSSSASQFFETLSEYIESTRKSRDFEIISGRFAMIVFAATVSREVVTGNSVFSKMDTQGIIEAAGLCLGAVTFAAIFAWLSSNRNRVGSMFSISCNTFIDTPY